The Elgaria multicarinata webbii isolate HBS135686 ecotype San Diego chromosome 4, rElgMul1.1.pri, whole genome shotgun sequence genome contains a region encoding:
- the SUPT7L gene encoding STAGA complex 65 subunit gamma, whose protein sequence is MLRYWGEIPVSTTQGSRSSFDLLQREFRTVEVQDPPLHQPSANKPRPTTMLDIPSEPCSLTIHTIQLIQHNRRLRSLIAMAQTQNQQQVEGIKMEESEPLPTCPGSPPLPDDLLPLDSKIAKMPFQLRHSDPESDFYRGKGEPVTELNWTSCRQLLYQSIATILAHAGFECANESVLETLTDIAHEYCLKFTKLLRFAVDREARLGQTPFPDVMEQVFHEVGIGSVLSLQKFWQHRIKDYHSYMLQVSKQLSEEYEKLVNPEKAAEDTKPVKIKEEPVSDITFPMSEELEGDLASGDQSLPVGVLGAQSERFSANLEAEASPQTSGGEVNTSPLWNLAPVKMEQQESEEGNVHGHHGVLGSDVFEEPMSGMSEAGMPQSPNGSESSYVSNSPSSLMGSSPVFNQRSKKKMKKM, encoded by the exons ATGCTGCGCTACTGGGGTGAGATCCCGGTCTCAACCACGCAGGGCAGCCGCAGTTCCTTTGACTTGCTTCAGCGGGAATTTCGGACTGTGGAGGTCCAGGATCCCCCATTGCACCAGCCTTCAGCCAACAAGCCCCGGCCCACGACCATGCTGGACATTCCCTCGGAGCCCTGTAGCCTCACCATCCACACCATCCAGCTAATCCAGCACAACAGGCGGCTGCGGAGCCTCATTGCCATGGCTCAGACTCAGAACCAGCAGCAAGTGGAGGGCATCAAGATGGAAGAAAGCGAGCCGTTGCCCACTTGCCCTGGCTCCCCACCTCTCCCTGATGACCTGCTTCCATTGGACAGCAAAATAGCCAAAATGCCATTTCAGTTAAGGCACAGTGATCCAGAAAGTGACTTTTACAG AGGCAAAGGAGAGCCGGTAACAGAGCTGAATTGGACTTCTTGCCGCCAGCTTCTCTACCAGTCCATAGCCACCATTTTGGCTCACGCAGGGTTTGAGTGCGCCAACGAGAGTGTCCTAGAGACTCTTACGGACATTGCACATGAGTACTGCCTGAAGTTCACCAAGCTTCTGCGTTTTGCTGTGGACCGAGAAGCCCGGCTCGGACAGACCCCTTTCCCAGATGTCATGGAACAAGTTTTCCACGAAGTGGGCATTGGCAGCGTGCTGTCTCTGCAGAAGTTCTGGCAACATCGGATTAAAGATTATCACAGCTATATGCTACAG GTCAGTAAGCAACTTTCTGAAGAGTATGAAAAGCTTGTCAACCCTGAAAAGGCAGCAGAAGACACAAAGCCTGTGAAGATCAAGGAGGAGCCAGTCAGTGACATCACATTTCCCATGAGTGAGGAACTGGAAGGGGATCTAGCGTCGGGGGACCAGTCTTTGCCTGTGGGAGTGCTTGGCGCTCAGAGTGAGCGTTTTTCAGCCAACCTGGAAGCAGAAGCATCTCCACAGACGTCAG gtggCGAGgtgaatacttcccctctctgGAACTTGGCGCCAGTGAAAATGGAGCAACAAGAAAGTGAGGAGGGCAACGTTCATGGGCACCATGGAGTCCTGGGCAGTGATGTCTTTGAGGAACCCATGTCAGGCATGAGTGAAGCTGGCATGCCACAGAGCCCAAATGGCTCTGAAAGCAGTTATGTTTCTAATTCTCCCAGTAGCCTGATGGGATCTTCACCGGTCTTCAACCAACGCAgcaagaagaagatgaagaagatgtGA